Proteins encoded by one window of Lycium barbarum isolate Lr01 chromosome 11, ASM1917538v2, whole genome shotgun sequence:
- the LOC132616641 gene encoding pentatricopeptide repeat-containing protein At5g65560-like has translation MTSKTIFHELFLLLLLLSLLEMVKPLKPIFLYSLKNPHHSSKFRHFSYLGCLQFTSKPDFFQENNNPSFIVSKVLEILSNPRLQWQTSVELNSLSSKIRPRHVAKLVEIHENTEVALRFFYWVSKKHFYKHDMSCYVSMLNRLVFDKKFGPADHVRILMIKCCRNEDEMKRVIEYLSELGRKGFGYSLYSFNTLLIQLGKFEMVEAAKNAYQEIMSSGIEPSLLTFNTMINILCKKGRVEEAKLIMSHIYQRELSPDVFTYTSLILGHCRKRDLDAAFVVFDRMVQDGIDPNAATYTTLINGLCTEERVDEAMDMLDEMIEKGIEPTIYTYTVPISSFCALGREKEAIDLVMSMRKRGCEPNVQTYTALISGLSQSGLLEVAIGLYHNMLRKGLLPTMVTFNILITELCGARKVDRAFRIFRLIEAHGYKPNTITYNALIHGLCLVGNIERAMVLLSEMLKVGPAPTVITYNTLINGYLKRGFLDNAMRLLDLMKNNGCKADEWTYAELISGFCKRGKLDSASALFQEMIKHGLSPNQVNYTALIDGLSKEGKVDDALALLKRMEESGCSPGIETYNAIINGLSKQNRLLEAERLCNKIAESGLLPNVITYSTLIDGLCRNGGTRLAFKIFHDMERRNCIPNLYTYSSLIYGLCLEGQADNAESLLREMETKGLAPDLVTYTSLIDGFVALGRLDHAFLHLRQMVDKGCEPNYRTFGVLLKGLQKEHQFIPGEVSVLPERVYSITASKNDVSFELLCTLLDRMSKMGCEPNEGTYCTLLFGLSREGKTYEADHLIEHMEEKGFSPTSAVHCSRVVSYCNNLKVDAALEIFDSLVQQGFRPALSIYQSLIRALCRSSRLKEVEVLFENMIGKQWNNDEIVWTILIDGLLKERESELCMKLLHVMESKSCTINFQTYVILARELSKLDG, from the coding sequence ATGACCTCCAAAACAATATTTCATGAACTCTTcttactgttattattattatccttACTCGAAATGGTAAAGCCCCTTAAACCCATATTTCTCTATTCCTTAAAAAACCCACATCACAGTAGCAAATTCAGGCATTTTTCTTATCTGGGTTGTCTTCAATTTACATCAAAACCTGatttttttcaagaaaacaaCAACCCATCTTTCATTGTTTCTAAGGTATTAGAAATATTGTCTAATCCTAGGTTGCAATGGCAGACAAGTGTAGAGCTGAATTCATTGAGCTCAAAAATAAGACCCCGCCACGTGGCAAAACTAGTTGAGATTCATGAAAATACTGAAGTAGCATTAAGGTTTTTTTATTGGGTTTCTAAGAAGCATTTTTACAAACATGATATGAGCTGTTATGTTTCCATGTTGAATAGGCTCGTTTTTGATAAGAAATTTGGACCTGCTGATCATGTGAGGATCTTGATGATCAAATGTTGTAGAAATGAGGATGAAATGAAACGGGTTATTGAGTATTTAAGTGAACTTGGAAGAAAAGGTTTTGGGTATAGTTTGTATAGCTTTAATACTTTGTTGATTCAGTTAGGTAAGTTTGAGATGGTTGAGGCAGCTAAGAATGCTTATCAAGAAATCATGAGCAGTGGGATTGAGCCGAGTTTACTGACTTTTAACACCATGATAAACATATTGTGCAAGAAAGGGAGAGTTGAGGAGGCTAAGTTGATAATGAGTCATATTTATCAGCGTGAATTGAGTCCCGATGTATTCACGTATACATCTTTGATTTTGGGGCATTGTAGGAAAAGGGACTTGGATGCAGCATTTGTGGTATTTGATCGGATGGTTCAGGACGGAATAGATCCGAATGCAGCAACTTATACTACTCTTATAAATGGACTTTGCACGGAGGAGAGAGTCGATGAGGCTATGGATATGCTTGATGAGATGATTGAGAAAGGTATTGAACCTACTATTTATACGTACACAGTTCCAATTAGTTCCTTCTGTGCACTTGGACGTGAGAAGGAGGCAATTGATCTTGTAATGAGCATGAGAAAGAGGGGTTGTGAACCGAATGTGCAGACATATACAGCTCTAATTAGTGGGCTGTCTCAATCTGGACTCCTTGAAGTAGCGATCGGATTGTACCACAACATGTTGAGAAAAGGTTTGCTCCCAACTATGGTTACATTCAATATATTGATAACTGAATTATGCGGAGCAAGAAAAGTAGATAGAGCTTTCAGAATTTTCCGTTTGATTGAAGCACATGGATACAAACCCAACACTATAACTTACAATGCACTGATCCATGGATTATGCTTGGTTGGGAATATTGAAAGGGCAATGGTTCTACTAAGTGAGATGCTAAAGGTGGGTCCGGCTCCAACAGTGATTACTTATAATACCCTCATTAATGGATACCTTAAACGGGGATTTCTCGACAATGCTATGAGACTGCTGGATTTGATGAAGAATAATGGATGTAAAGCCGATGAATGGACATATGCAGAACTTATTTCTGGTTTCTGCAAGAGGGGCAAGCTTGATTCGGCTTCAGCTCTCTTCCAGGAAATGATAAAGCATGGTTTAAGTCCAAACCAGGTCAACTATACAGCTTTAATTGATGGTCTTTCCAAGGAAGGGAAAGTGGATGATGCGCTTGCATTGCTTAAAAGGATGGAAGAGAGTGGTTGCAGTCCAGGCATAGAAACTTACAATGCTATCATAAATGGTTTGTCCAAACAAAATAGACTTTTGGAAGCAGAGAGACTATGTAATAAGATTGCAGAAAGCGGACTGCTCCCAAATGTCATCACTTACTCTACTTTGATTGATGGTCTTTGTAGGAATGGTGGGACTCGTCTTGCATTTAAGATTTTCCATGATATGGAGAGAAGAAATTGCATACCAAACCTGTACACTTACAGTTCGCTAATCTACGGTTTATGTCTTGAAGGCCAGGCTGATAATGCAGAGAGCTTACTCAGAGAAATGGAGACAAAAGGGTTAGCTCCTGATTTAGTGACGTATACTTCACTAATTGATGGTTTTGTAGCATTGGGTAGACTAGATCATGCATTTTTACATCTTCGCCAGATGGTTGATAAGGGTTGTGAACCAAATTATAGAACCTTTGGTGTGTTGTTGAAAGGATTGCAAAAGGAGCATCAATTTATTCCAGGGGAGGTTTCCGTCCTGCCTGAAAGAGTGTATAGTATCACAGCTAGCAAGAATGATGTTAGTTTTGAACTGCTATGTACTCTACTAGATAGAATGTCAAAAATGGGTTGTGAGCCAAATGAAGGCACATATTGCACTTTACTTTTTGGTCTGTCTAGAGAAGGTAAAACTTATGAGGCAGACCACTTGATAGAACATATGGAAGAGAAAGGCTTCAGTCCTACTAGTGCAGTACATTGCTCTCGTGTAGTTTCTTATTGCAATAATTTGAAAGTGGATGCCGCTTTGGAAATATTTGATTCATTGGTTCAACAAGGTTTTCGACCTGCTTTGTCAATTTATCAATCACTCATTCGTGCTCTCTGTAGAAGTAGCCGCCTAAAAGAAGTTGAAGTGCTATTTGAAAACATGATTGGGAAACAGTGGAACAATGATGAGATTGTTTGGACCATCCTAATTGATGGTTTACTCAAGGAGAGAGAATCTGAATTGTGCATGAAGCTTCTTCATGTCATGGAATCCAAGAGCTGCACTATTAATTTCCAGACGTATGTTATCTTGGCAAGAGAATTGTCCAAACTAGATGGTTAA